The proteins below are encoded in one region of Helianthus annuus cultivar XRQ/B chromosome 2, HanXRQr2.0-SUNRISE, whole genome shotgun sequence:
- the LOC110919023 gene encoding uncharacterized mitochondrial protein AtMg00810-like produces the protein MDVNNTFLYGDLNHTIYMAQPSGYEVKAQLGTTADASLFVKRSGDNIAIVLIYVDDLIVTGNWVYETKQLQLNISTRLKIKDLGCLNHFLGLEVSYNSSGLVLHQSKYTRELLQRFGMYDAKTAVTPIDVNIKLYKKSGTKLEDPTEYRQIIGSLSYLTLTRPDIAFSVGVLSRFMQEPRKSHLFASRRALRYIKYTIGFELDFKRESRIKLKGFCDTDYARDLDERRSRSAYVFFIGDSVVSWCSKHQPIVSLSTTEAEYRASTLAAQELAWLVRLLQELNQKWTIKSMLSGEIDLVHVDTSLQVADMLTKGLPKAKRVEFCVMMGMKEIGIERECGNTNTTDFGYGKISKDIKGGSADLRGAVWRRS, from the exons ATGGACGTTAACAACACCTTTTTATATGGTGACCTGAATCATACTATTTATATGGCTCAACCGTCTGGATATGAAGTGAAGGCTCAACTCGG CACTACAGCAGATGCAAGTTTGTTTGTTAAAAGGTCGGGTGACAACATTGCTATAGTTCTTATTTATGTTGACGATCTAATTGTAACCGGAAATTGGGTCTATGAAACAAAGCAACTTCAGTTAAATATTAGTACAAGATTAAAGATTAAAGATCTGGGATGTTTGAATCACTTTCTTGGGCTTGAGGTTTCGTATAATTCAAGTGGATTGGTTTTACACCAAAGCAAGTATACAAGAGAGTTGTTGCAAAGGTTTGGAATGTATGATGCGAAAACCGCTGTAACCCCAATCGATGTGAATATCAAGCTGTACAAAAAAAGTGGAACCAAGCTAGAAGATCCAACAGAATATCGCCAAATAATTGGAAGTCTCAGTTACTTAACTTTAACTCGACCCGATATTGCGTTTTCTGTTGGGGTGTTAAGTCGTTTCATGCAAGAACCAAGAAAATCACATTTGTTTGCATCTCGACGTGCATTACGGTACATCAAGTATACAATTGGGTTTGAACTTGATTTCAAGAGGGAGTCACGGATCAAACTCAAGGGATTCTGTGACACCGACTATGCTAGAGATCTAGATGAACGAAGATCAAGGTCGGCTTATGTGTTCTTTATCGGAGATAGTGTGGTATCATGGTGTAGCAAGCATCAACCAATAGTATCGTTGTCGACAACCGAGGCCGAGTACCGGGCTTCAACTTTAGCAGCTCAAGAGCTTGCTTGGCTAGTTCGATTATTGCAAGAATTGAATCAGAAGTGGACTATAAAGTCAA TGTTGAGTGGTGAAATTGATTTAGTTCATGTTGATACGAGCTTGCAAGTAGCTGATATGTTAACGAAAGGATTACCTAAAGCAAAGAGGGTTGAATTCTGTGTGATGATGGGAATGAAAGAAATCGGCATTGAGAGGGAGTGTGGAAATACTAATACTACCGATTTCGGTTATGGGAAAATCTCAAAGGACATTAAGGGCGGTTCGGCGGATCTTAGAGGGGCGGTTTGGAGGAGATCATAG
- the LOC110919024 gene encoding uncharacterized mitochondrial protein AtMg00820-like: MTTELVEIEHEGQSDEVVEPEQQPQLKRSSREKCQNPRYAYVVSIEENIAEPKSFSEASKQPEWVNAMNQEINALRENETRELVLKLEGVKTLSCKTLSCKWVYKLKRKVGGSIDWYKARLVARSFSQEYGLDYDETFSPIAKLTTV; encoded by the coding sequence ATGACGACCGAACTCGTGGAAATCGAACATGAAGGACAAAGTGATGAAGTTGTTGAGCCCGAGCAACAGCCACAGTTGAAAAGGTCGAGTAGGGAGAAATGTCAAAATCCCAGGTATGCATATGTAGTGTCAATTGAAGAAAATATAGCTGAACCCAAAAGTTTTTCCGAAGCCAGTAAGCAACCGGAATGGGTTAATGCTATGAATCAAGAGATCAATGCTCTTAGAGAAAACGAAACCAGGGAATTAGTTCTTAAACTAGAAGGTGTAAAAACACTCTCGTGTAAAACACTCTCGTGTAAATGGGTCTACAAACTCAAACGAAAAGTCGGCGGGTCTATTGATTGGTATAAAGCACGGCTTGTGGCGCGGAGTTTTTCACAAGAGTATGGTCTTGACTATGATGAGACGTTTAGTCCCATTGCTAAATTAACTACGGTTTGA